One stretch of Methanocellales archaeon DNA includes these proteins:
- a CDS encoding glycosyltransferase family 4 protein, with translation MKIAMTVSGYSKEGGISRYVSELAERFVKDHEVHIFSSEWKDVGDDNLVFHKTMSIPKPPSIFILSYLFSTTLNIKVHDFDIVQSNGADRFSADIINTMSIHKAWLEVLKKEKWRTIFGRKILTPGNLIVLALEKYSYGKRKYKKLIACSSSTKRELMKYYNVPKEDIEVIPLGVNLDEFRPLQDKNLIDLKQKYGIYENDIVLIIVATEFHRKGLTELIKSLSIVKNKEKANLKLLVVGSGKNIPFDYLGLIEKLGFKNNIIFTGPINNKKGDLNKHYNLADIFVFPTKYEGFGIPVVEAMAAGLPVVTTNTAAGEDAVEPGKNGLLIDDPTNVMEIAKKMSTLIEDESIRKQMGRNARRTAEKFTWDDIAKRTLEVYEGILKR, from the coding sequence ATGAAAATAGCGATGACCGTATCTGGTTACAGTAAAGAAGGTGGTATATCAAGATATGTTTCAGAATTAGCTGAACGTTTCGTGAAAGATCATGAAGTTCATATCTTCTCGTCTGAATGGAAAGATGTTGGAGACGATAATTTGGTATTTCATAAAACTATGTCGATACCAAAACCCCCTAGCATATTTATCCTCTCATATCTTTTCTCAACAACCTTAAACATAAAAGTGCACGATTTTGATATAGTTCAATCTAATGGTGCAGATCGCTTTTCTGCGGATATAATTAATACCATGAGTATACACAAAGCATGGCTGGAAGTATTGAAAAAAGAGAAGTGGAGAACCATCTTTGGTAGAAAAATATTAACCCCAGGTAATTTGATTGTTTTAGCATTAGAAAAATATAGTTATGGTAAAAGAAAATACAAGAAATTGATAGCATGTTCTTCTTCTACTAAACGTGAACTTATGAAGTATTATAATGTCCCAAAAGAAGACATTGAAGTTATTCCCTTGGGTGTGAATTTGGATGAGTTCAGACCTTTGCAGGATAAAAATTTGATTGATTTGAAACAAAAATACGGAATATATGAGAACGATATTGTTCTTATTATTGTTGCAACAGAGTTCCATCGAAAAGGTTTAACTGAATTGATCAAATCTTTGTCTATTGTTAAAAACAAAGAAAAAGCAAATCTGAAATTGCTGGTTGTCGGATCGGGGAAAAATATTCCTTTTGATTATCTTGGACTTATAGAAAAGTTGGGTTTCAAGAATAACATAATCTTTACAGGACCTATAAATAACAAAAAGGGAGATTTAAATAAGCATTATAATTTAGCAGATATTTTTGTTTTTCCTACAAAATACGAAGGATTTGGAATACCTGTTGTAGAAGCGATGGCTGCAGGGTTGCCCGTAGTAACAACTAATACGGCTGCCGGAGAAGATGCTGTTGAACCTGGCAAGAACGGGTTGCTGATTGATGACCCAACCAATGTCATGGAAATAGCAAAAAAAATGAGTACACTCATCGAGGATGAGAGCATAAGAAAGCAGATGGGCAGGAATGCAAGGAGAACTGCTGAAAAGTTTACTTGGGACGATATTGCAAAAAGAACTTTGGAGGTTTATGAAGGTATACTGAAAAGATAA
- a CDS encoding class I SAM-dependent methyltransferase has product MNIEEKLYERIWQSEGNGRAKIDKDSRVDVALKLIEKGDRILDIGCGDGTLGYFAKNNYREVYGVDISDNALEIAKKRGVITKKVNLNDENLPFKDNYFDAITCLDVIEHVFEPIVLIKEIYRVLIEGGLVVISTPNVRYWHHLFDLVIKGKFPKTSNNTEHYDGGHLHYFTYKDIETLLKINNFKIVMKAGVFGKETLKEFLSTGIVIKAKR; this is encoded by the coding sequence ATGAACATAGAAGAAAAATTATATGAAAGAATATGGCAAAGTGAAGGTAATGGAAGAGCCAAAATTGATAAAGACTCAAGAGTAGACGTGGCTTTAAAATTAATTGAGAAAGGTGATAGGATTTTGGACATTGGTTGTGGTGATGGAACATTAGGATATTTTGCCAAAAATAATTACCGAGAGGTATATGGTGTTGATATATCGGATAATGCCTTGGAAATTGCGAAGAAAAGAGGTGTGATAACAAAAAAAGTAAACTTAAACGACGAGAATTTACCGTTTAAAGATAATTATTTCGATGCTATTACTTGTTTAGACGTAATAGAGCATGTATTTGAGCCAATAGTTTTGATTAAGGAGATATATAGAGTATTGATTGAAGGTGGGTTGGTAGTGATTTCAACACCAAATGTTAGATATTGGCATCATTTATTTGATTTGGTTATCAAAGGAAAGTTTCCGAAAACTTCAAATAACACGGAACACTATGATGGCGGACATTTGCATTACTTCACATACAAAGATATTGAAACTCTTTTAAAGATAAACAATTTCAAGATAGTCATGAAGGCAGGAGTTTTTGGTAAAGAAACCTTAAAAGAGTTTTTATCCACTGGTATTGTTATTAAAGCGAAAAGGTGA
- a CDS encoding glycosyltransferase family 4 protein, with amino-acid sequence MKGIWRDRLKICMFANGLPVHITGGMEIHVQELVEGLVKRDHKVTIITTKHPKGIKKEEKGNLRIYYVGDISLKCTRRFYKESSELFDKLNKEEMFDIVHSQSTSGFGLAKFYHKKIFLIVTLHGTALNEVKSALNTKSIKGFIVASYMYYTYILLSQVDKITLKRANKIIAVSNDLKEDIKKQYKISEEKLVAIPNGIDVNKFKTMEVTHLREKWNLTDEKVIISVGAINKQKGFHLLLKVFPDILKKNKNIKLFIVGTGLYLQDLKDMAMKLNILGKVVFTGRVSNEDLPKYYNLADVFVFPTLRLESFGLVTAEAMACEKPVIASCIGGIPTIIENNKDGILIKPGDLKELKERILEVLSNEELASRLGKNARKKIVEKFSSDKMVEDTIEVYEKVLNK; translated from the coding sequence ATGAAAGGTATTTGGAGGGATAGATTGAAAATCTGCATGTTCGCTAATGGCTTGCCTGTGCATATAACAGGTGGGATGGAAATACATGTACAGGAGTTAGTTGAGGGTTTAGTTAAAAGAGATCATAAAGTAACAATAATAACAACGAAACATCCAAAAGGAATTAAAAAAGAGGAAAAAGGAAATTTAAGGATTTATTATGTTGGTGATATATCCTTAAAATGCACAAGGAGATTTTATAAAGAATCTTCGGAATTATTTGATAAATTAAATAAAGAAGAAATGTTTGACATCGTACATAGTCAAAGTACATCTGGTTTTGGACTTGCTAAATTCTACCATAAAAAAATATTTCTTATTGTAACTTTACACGGAACTGCATTAAATGAAGTAAAGAGTGCATTAAATACAAAATCAATAAAAGGTTTTATTGTTGCATCTTATATGTATTATACCTATATCCTACTAAGTCAGGTTGATAAAATAACATTAAAAAGAGCGAACAAAATAATCGCAGTGAGCAATGACTTAAAAGAAGATATTAAAAAACAATACAAAATTTCTGAAGAAAAATTGGTTGCAATCCCTAATGGTATTGATGTTAACAAGTTTAAAACAATGGAAGTTACACATCTAAGAGAAAAATGGAATTTAACCGATGAGAAAGTTATAATATCAGTTGGGGCAATAAATAAACAAAAAGGTTTTCACTTGCTATTAAAGGTTTTCCCAGATATTCTAAAGAAGAACAAAAATATAAAATTATTCATCGTTGGAACTGGTCTTTATTTACAAGATTTAAAGGATATGGCTATGAAATTAAATATTTTGGGTAAAGTTGTTTTTACTGGAAGAGTTTCAAATGAAGATTTGCCTAAATATTACAATTTAGCTGATGTCTTTGTGTTCCCAACATTAAGATTAGAGAGTTTTGGATTAGTAACCGCAGAAGCAATGGCTTGTGAGAAGCCAGTTATAGCCTCTTGTATTGGAGGGATACCAACGATAATAGAAAATAATAAAGATGGAATCTTAATTAAGCCAGGGGATTTAAAAGAACTGAAAGAAAGAATTTTAGAGGTTTTAAGTAACGAAGAGTTAGCAAGCAGACTTGGGAAAAATGCCAGAAAGAAAATTGTGGAGAAATTTAGTTCGGACAAAATGGTTGAGGATACGATAGAGGTGTATGAAAAGGTGTTGAATAAATGA
- the asnB gene encoding asparagine synthase (glutamine-hydrolyzing) produces MCGICGIYGFEDEVLLRRMCSILSHRGPEDEGYFIANNISLGHTRLSIIDIKGGHQPMYNEDESIWTILNGEIFNYKELRKRLESQHKFYSNSDTEVLVHLYEEYKEEFVRYLRGQFAFALWDSNRRKLILVRDRLGICPLYYTMLDNKLLFASEIKSILEYKEKPVEIDDKGLIDYLLFQAPVGPHTLFKGIKELLPGYMIICEAGKVTSKKYWDITNFVPDNFPEEYYTQELMEKLKDAVQSHLISDVPVGMYLSGGIDSSIILSIMGIYYKSAIDTFTLGFDYKDVDETDYARAMAEYVGANYHEVILYPEMVMKESDKIFWYLDDPIADFGEIKDYFLSKETQKQGIKVVLYGYGGDELFGGYGGYKDRVFCEKIRGHIPKTICSSLPKVANLIPVSLPKSKGVKKYLRAISDEEPYLSNGDLFSYDELKTLYRRDNRFNTHGRDVVMNYFYNPEIHGLLNKCQYVDIKIYIDAHMLHFDKMNMAHAVECRHPFLDYHMVETAFTIPENLRLKNGVEKYILRKASLKYNILPDSVLKRKKKGFIAPHERWVSSNKDFRDFVFNSISDSEIINEKLNIERVRKMMIPKPGHWHAHKLWGLFVLAKWYERYLEG; encoded by the coding sequence ATGTGTGGAATATGTGGAATATATGGATTTGAAGATGAAGTTCTTTTAAGAAGAATGTGTAGTATCCTTTCACATCGTGGACCAGAAGATGAAGGCTATTTTATAGCTAATAACATATCCTTAGGCCATACAAGGTTAAGCATTATAGATATAAAAGGCGGACATCAGCCAATGTATAATGAGGATGAGTCAATTTGGACGATTTTAAATGGAGAAATATTTAATTACAAGGAATTGCGAAAAAGACTTGAATCACAGCATAAGTTTTATTCCAATTCGGATACAGAAGTATTGGTTCATCTTTATGAGGAATATAAAGAGGAATTTGTTCGTTATCTCAGGGGCCAATTTGCTTTTGCTCTTTGGGACTCAAACAGAAGGAAATTAATTTTGGTGCGGGATAGGTTAGGAATCTGTCCATTATATTATACGATGCTTGATAACAAACTGCTTTTTGCATCGGAAATAAAATCTATATTAGAATATAAAGAAAAACCAGTAGAAATTGATGATAAAGGTTTAATTGATTATCTGCTCTTTCAGGCACCAGTAGGACCTCATACCTTGTTTAAAGGTATTAAAGAATTGCTTCCTGGATATATGATTATCTGTGAAGCAGGGAAGGTTACGTCCAAAAAATATTGGGATATCACAAATTTTGTTCCAGATAACTTTCCAGAAGAATATTATACTCAAGAGCTTATGGAAAAATTAAAAGATGCAGTGCAATCGCATCTGATAAGCGATGTTCCAGTTGGTATGTATCTTTCAGGAGGAATTGATTCAAGTATTATTTTATCTATTATGGGTATCTATTATAAGAGTGCTATCGATACATTCACGTTGGGATTTGATTATAAAGATGTTGACGAGACGGACTATGCGAGAGCAATGGCAGAATACGTTGGAGCAAATTATCATGAAGTAATATTATATCCCGAAATGGTTATGAAGGAGTCTGATAAAATCTTCTGGTATTTAGACGATCCGATTGCAGATTTTGGAGAAATTAAAGACTATTTTTTATCCAAAGAAACACAGAAGCAAGGTATAAAGGTAGTTCTTTATGGCTATGGAGGTGATGAATTATTTGGAGGGTATGGGGGCTATAAAGATAGGGTATTTTGTGAAAAAATCAGGGGACATATACCCAAAACGATCTGTTCAAGTCTCCCAAAAGTTGCTAATTTAATTCCCGTTTCCCTCCCTAAGAGTAAAGGAGTTAAAAAATATTTAAGAGCAATCTCTGATGAAGAACCTTACCTGAGTAATGGTGATTTGTTTTCCTATGATGAATTGAAAACGCTTTATAGAAGAGATAATAGGTTTAATACTCATGGGAGGGATGTAGTTATGAATTATTTTTATAATCCAGAAATTCATGGTTTATTAAATAAATGTCAGTATGTAGATATAAAAATCTATATCGATGCTCACATGCTTCACTTTGATAAAATGAATATGGCTCACGCAGTAGAATGTAGGCACCCCTTTTTAGACTACCACATGGTGGAGACTGCATTTACTATTCCAGAAAATTTGAGACTCAAAAATGGCGTTGAGAAATATATTTTGAGAAAAGCAAGTTTGAAATATAATATTTTACCGGACAGCGTACTAAAAAGGAAGAAGAAAGGATTCATCGCACCACATGAGCGCTGGGTGTCCAGCAACAAAGATTTCAGAGATTTTGTGTTTAACAGTATATCTGATTCAGAAATTATAAATGAAAAATTGAATATAGAAAGAGTTCGAAAAATGATGATTCCAAAACCAGGTCATTGGCATGCGCATAAACTGTGGGGCTTATTTGTTTTGGCTAAATGGTATGAAAGGTATTTGGAGGGATAG
- a CDS encoding class I SAM-dependent methyltransferase — protein sequence MNELVCPLCKGNINAINFQRNIGKGESEVECQTIKEGVLACDKCKLIYPIINYIPIMLDFPTNITTEFLGRYNDKLEEFKDYTIPNNKPRPGEVYIQKAFSKQWEAHGTEQEFQYGYTEDELRYILKIELGLEADWFKDKMLLNVGCGAGREAIMIYEYTKSTVVGIDLNFSLLNLGEKTVSYPDLHFVQASLFNLPFRERAFDYVFSHGVIHHTYSTEEAFKCISKFVKSQGYIYIWVYGIRKVKSLIQGLYVVFGHHLVRPLIAKSPTSLQTVGVFPIVLANYLVQKIQGKNPNWNDLWLQKRDSYAVYYLHWHWMAEVIVWLKEAGMSNITPLEIEKIPRDLWGSLRENVGLRAQYTESKMTNPKEL from the coding sequence ATGAACGAACTGGTATGTCCACTATGTAAAGGTAATATTAATGCTATTAATTTTCAGCGAAATATAGGCAAAGGTGAAAGCGAGGTAGAATGTCAAACCATCAAAGAAGGTGTTCTGGCATGTGATAAATGCAAACTAATATACCCAATCATAAATTATATCCCGATAATGTTGGATTTCCCAACTAACATTACCACTGAGTTTCTGGGGAGATATAACGATAAACTCGAAGAATTCAAAGATTATACTATTCCAAATAACAAGCCCCGCCCGGGAGAGGTATACATCCAAAAAGCGTTTTCAAAGCAATGGGAAGCTCATGGAACCGAGCAGGAATTCCAATATGGATATACTGAAGATGAACTCCGCTATATCCTTAAAATAGAGCTAGGACTTGAAGCAGATTGGTTTAAAGATAAGATGTTATTAAACGTCGGCTGTGGTGCGGGACGTGAAGCAATTATGATATATGAATATACAAAATCTACTGTAGTTGGAATAGATTTAAACTTCAGTTTGTTAAATCTCGGAGAAAAAACGGTTTCATACCCTGATCTTCATTTCGTCCAGGCATCCCTATTCAATCTTCCATTTAGAGAGAGAGCGTTTGATTATGTATTCAGCCACGGTGTGATTCACCATACTTATTCGACAGAAGAGGCATTTAAGTGTATTTCTAAGTTTGTTAAAAGCCAGGGCTACATATACATCTGGGTTTATGGAATAAGGAAAGTAAAAAGTTTGATACAGGGCCTTTATGTTGTTTTTGGCCATCATCTCGTTAGACCATTAATTGCGAAATCGCCCACAAGCCTGCAAACAGTAGGTGTATTTCCCATTGTACTAGCAAATTATCTGGTGCAAAAGATCCAGGGTAAAAACCCTAACTGGAATGATTTGTGGTTGCAGAAACGTGATTCTTATGCTGTTTATTATTTGCATTGGCACTGGATGGCAGAAGTTATTGTATGGTTAAAAGAGGCTGGAATGTCTAACATAACTCCTTTAGAAATTGAAAAGATACCGCGAGATCTATGGGGCTCTTTGAGAGAGAACGTTGGGTTGAGAGCTCAATATACAGAATCTAAAATGACAAATCCAAAGGAGCTGTAA
- a CDS encoding FkbM family methyltransferase, translating to MLAMLKIKLVEVVIDIWRRVGVQFAGTWVSKIPGVSRLHTYLAASILNGKTHEVDGQKMVAIFDPATKDLLYYTNNYEPLISSLFCSMLEEGMVVLDIGASLGYYTLLAAKRVGDKGEVIAFEPDPVAFCGLLENIRINGWKNVRAFQFAVSDSNGERKMGNLTAHKSFAIKNNTIGIITVNTISLDSFLDVDGAELEVINGMKKILAKGKAKIIFEVTPSHLSSLGYSAEKIEEILKQYNYNIYSITKSGLIPVTSFKNIKNESVCDMYFFYKGEVMKWD from the coding sequence ATGTTAGCAATGCTAAAAATCAAACTAGTCGAAGTGGTCATAGATATTTGGAGGCGCGTAGGCGTTCAGTTTGCAGGCACATGGGTAAGTAAGATTCCTGGAGTATCAAGACTGCACACGTACCTTGCAGCTTCGATTCTTAACGGGAAAACTCATGAGGTCGATGGCCAGAAGATGGTGGCGATTTTTGATCCTGCAACAAAGGATTTATTATACTACACAAATAATTACGAACCCCTCATTTCCTCTCTTTTCTGCTCCATGCTTGAAGAGGGTATGGTGGTTCTGGACATCGGTGCTTCTTTAGGTTATTACACATTACTTGCTGCAAAGCGTGTGGGTGATAAGGGGGAGGTGATAGCATTTGAACCGGATCCAGTTGCTTTTTGTGGATTGTTAGAAAATATTCGAATTAATGGATGGAAGAATGTTCGTGCATTCCAGTTTGCGGTTTCTGATTCCAATGGGGAAAGGAAAATGGGCAATTTGACGGCACATAAAAGTTTCGCAATCAAAAATAACACTATTGGTATTATTACCGTAAACACAATCTCTCTGGATTCCTTTTTAGATGTTGACGGAGCAGAGCTAGAGGTTATAAATGGAATGAAAAAGATTTTGGCTAAAGGAAAAGCGAAGATAATATTTGAGGTTACTCCTTCTCACCTCTCTTCTTTGGGTTACAGTGCCGAAAAAATTGAAGAAATTCTCAAACAATATAACTATAATATTTATTCGATAACTAAAAGCGGATTAATTCCTGTAACTTCTTTTAAAAATATAAAAAACGAAAGTGTTTGTGATATGTACTTTTTTTACAAAGGAGAAGTGATGAAATGGGACTGA
- a CDS encoding glycosyltransferase family 4 protein: MSIKILVCGVEIPPPYGGMAKRVLLHTREWVSEGNRVYFLTSRKKENEDALDVSINLLYEQSSSAVKWLLSCFLKNPNLFLKALSMSLLYNVTDLRHLLGFSAFAVRFNEVLDEIQPDIVNAHHAFGKSFIAMLICKKKGIPVVLTSYSEMLWWKEKEGEKSWAERYDKMFKYVAKNSAHIISPSAHCAKGPLKYVSEDKVTVVYSGIDIQTYEKYLEIKKEEAKNKIGLKNKKIALFVGQLHWRKGPQFLAKTAPKIVEEIPDSRIVFVGSDLGMKKEIEKITDDVKENILFMDSVSEEDLPLYIRAADILIFPSITESECMGMSMKEAMLLETPVIGFKIAGIPEAVIDGKTGFLVEVGDYEMLANKTVECLKKEESIRELGENAKIRALELFDSRITGRGSLEIINEHLHEI, from the coding sequence ATGTCTATAAAAATACTTGTCTGCGGAGTGGAAATACCACCTCCCTATGGAGGAATGGCTAAGAGAGTATTATTACATACAAGAGAGTGGGTTAGCGAGGGTAATAGGGTTTATTTCCTGACATCAAGAAAGAAGGAAAACGAAGATGCCCTTGATGTCTCTATTAACTTACTCTACGAACAGAGTTCATCAGCAGTAAAATGGCTTTTAAGTTGTTTTTTAAAAAATCCAAATTTGTTTTTAAAAGCATTATCCATGTCATTGCTTTACAATGTTACCGATCTTAGACACCTTCTTGGCTTTTCTGCATTTGCAGTTAGGTTTAATGAGGTTTTAGATGAAATACAACCTGATATTGTAAATGCCCATCACGCCTTTGGGAAGAGTTTTATTGCAATGCTAATCTGCAAAAAGAAAGGCATTCCAGTAGTGCTAACTTCTTATTCAGAAATGTTATGGTGGAAAGAAAAAGAAGGGGAGAAAAGCTGGGCAGAAAGATATGATAAAATGTTTAAGTATGTAGCTAAGAATTCTGCTCATATAATCTCTCCAAGTGCGCACTGTGCAAAAGGACCTCTAAAATACGTCTCTGAAGATAAAGTTACGGTTGTGTATAGCGGAATTGACATCCAAACCTATGAAAAATATTTGGAAATAAAAAAAGAAGAAGCAAAAAATAAGATAGGTTTGAAAAACAAAAAGATAGCGTTATTTGTAGGTCAATTACATTGGAGAAAAGGACCACAATTTTTGGCAAAAACAGCACCAAAAATAGTAGAAGAAATTCCAGACTCTAGGATAGTCTTTGTTGGCTCGGATTTAGGAATGAAAAAAGAGATAGAAAAGATTACCGATGATGTAAAAGAAAATATTCTGTTTATGGATTCTGTTTCAGAAGAGGATTTACCTTTATACATACGAGCAGCAGATATTTTAATATTCCCATCAATAACGGAAAGCGAATGTATGGGTATGTCAATGAAAGAGGCAATGTTATTAGAAACACCTGTTATAGGGTTCAAAATTGCTGGAATACCAGAGGCAGTTATTGATGGCAAGACCGGATTTTTAGTAGAAGTAGGAGATTATGAAATGCTTGCAAATAAGACTGTAGAATGTTTAAAGAAAGAGGAATCAATTAGAGAACTTGGAGAAAATGCTAAAATCCGAGCATTAGAATTATTTGATTCAAGGATAACAGGAAGAGGAAGTTTAGAAATTATAAATGAACATCTGCATGAAATATAG
- a CDS encoding DegT/DnrJ/EryC1/StrS family aminotransferase, producing the protein MIPLAEPCLGEEELKNVLEAVKSGWISSKGKFIEDFERKFARYCEVDYGIVTSNGTVSLHLALEALEIKKGDEVIVPDLTFVAVANAVTYCNAKPIFIESHPDYWCIDPEKIEEKITKNTKAIIPVHLYGHPCYMDTIIDIAEDHNLYVVEDAAEAHGAEYKGKKVGSFGDVSCFSFYGNKIITTGEGGMCLTDNGDLAEKMKLLRDHGMDQNKRYWHDIVGFNYRMTNLQAAVGVAQLSKLDNFVEKKREIARWYIKELEDLADKGLITLHPEMPWAKCVYWMYCILVKDKFGVGRYDLIKKLGNKGIETRPFFYPMHVLPIYKSEGRYKVAEDLAKRGLNLPSSLKLREKEILYICKTIGELCNL; encoded by the coding sequence ATGATTCCATTAGCAGAGCCTTGTTTAGGAGAGGAAGAACTAAAGAATGTTTTAGAAGCGGTAAAAAGTGGCTGGATTTCATCAAAAGGAAAATTTATCGAAGATTTTGAGCGGAAATTTGCAAGATACTGTGAAGTCGATTATGGTATTGTGACTTCTAATGGAACTGTTTCATTACATTTAGCTTTAGAGGCATTAGAAATAAAAAAGGGAGACGAAGTTATAGTTCCAGATTTAACTTTTGTTGCTGTTGCAAATGCTGTAACCTACTGCAATGCCAAACCCATTTTTATAGAATCTCATCCCGATTATTGGTGTATTGACCCAGAGAAAATAGAGGAGAAAATAACAAAAAATACAAAAGCAATAATTCCTGTTCATTTATATGGTCATCCCTGCTATATGGATACTATTATAGATATAGCAGAAGATCATAATCTGTATGTTGTAGAAGATGCTGCAGAGGCTCATGGTGCTGAGTACAAAGGAAAGAAGGTCGGATCTTTTGGAGACGTGAGCTGTTTCTCATTTTATGGAAATAAAATCATCACAACTGGAGAAGGAGGTATGTGCTTAACGGATAATGGGGATTTAGCAGAGAAAATGAAACTTTTAAGAGACCATGGGATGGATCAAAACAAAAGATATTGGCATGATATCGTTGGGTTTAATTATAGAATGACGAACTTACAGGCAGCAGTTGGAGTTGCTCAGCTGAGTAAACTTGATAATTTCGTGGAAAAGAAGAGAGAGATTGCGAGATGGTATATAAAAGAGTTGGAGGATTTGGCTGATAAAGGGCTGATAACTTTACATCCAGAAATGCCTTGGGCAAAATGCGTCTATTGGATGTATTGTATTTTAGTTAAAGATAAATTTGGTGTGGGTAGATATGATTTGATAAAGAAATTAGGGAACAAAGGGATTGAGACAAGACCTTTCTTTTATCCGATGCACGTCCTACCAATTTACAAAAGCGAAGGAAGATATAAAGTAGCAGAGGATTTGGCGAAGAGAGGGCTCAATCTACCTTCAAGTCTCAAACTGAGAGAGAAGGAAATACTATATATATGTAAAACGATAGGAGAGTTATGTAATTTATGA
- a CDS encoding GDP-mannose 4,6-dehydratase: protein MEKKALITGITGQDGVYLAKFLLDKGYEVYGTYRRLSTPNFWRLHYLDIFERVSLIPADLIDAGSMVEAVKIAEPDEAYHLAAQSFVGASFEQPIGTGEITGLGVTKVLEAIRQINPKIKFYQASTSELYGRGHSSSLTENSPFQPSSPYAAAKLYGYWLTTLYREGYNIFACNGILFNHESPLRGLEFVTRKISNAVAKISLGLEKELPLGNLEAKRDWGYAPDYVESMWLMLQQKEPDDYVIATNESHSVREFAERAFDIVGLDWQEYTKLDKRFLRPIDVNFLQGDYSKAKKELSWEPKVKFGELVKILVKEDLDRWEKWQNGEGFPWDAPNYPSEARILTRTLKV from the coding sequence ATGGAGAAAAAAGCATTGATAACCGGTATAACTGGGCAAGATGGAGTATATTTAGCAAAGTTCCTTTTGGATAAGGGATATGAGGTATATGGCACATATAGGCGGCTTTCAACGCCGAACTTCTGGCGATTACACTATTTAGATATCTTTGAACGTGTGAGTTTAATACCAGCGGATTTGATTGATGCAGGGTCAATGGTAGAAGCGGTTAAAATTGCTGAACCTGATGAGGCGTATCATTTAGCTGCGCAGAGTTTTGTGGGGGCTTCTTTTGAACAACCAATTGGCACTGGCGAGATAACGGGTTTAGGTGTGACAAAAGTGTTAGAAGCTATCAGGCAGATTAACCCGAAAATAAAGTTTTATCAAGCATCTACAAGCGAATTATATGGAAGAGGGCACTCTTCGAGTTTAACCGAAAACTCACCTTTTCAGCCATCAAGTCCATACGCCGCAGCGAAATTGTATGGTTATTGGCTGACAACGCTCTATAGGGAAGGATACAATATTTTTGCATGTAATGGCATTCTTTTTAATCATGAAAGCCCGTTAAGAGGCTTAGAGTTTGTAACGAGAAAAATATCCAATGCAGTTGCAAAGATTTCTTTGGGACTAGAAAAAGAGCTGCCTCTTGGTAATTTAGAGGCAAAAAGGGATTGGGGGTATGCTCCTGATTACGTTGAATCAATGTGGTTAATGCTACAGCAAAAAGAGCCAGACGATTATGTAATAGCTACAAACGAATCTCATTCTGTGAGAGAATTTGCAGAGAGGGCATTTGATATTGTAGGGTTGGATTGGCAAGAATACACTAAACTTGACAAAAGATTTTTAAGACCCATAGATGTTAATTTCTTACAGGGGGACTATTCAAAGGCAAAGAAAGAGCTAAGTTGGGAACCAAAGGTAAAATTTGGTGAACTTGTGAAGATATTAGTCAAGGAAGATTTGGACAGATGGGAAAAATGGCAAAATGGAGAGGGATTTCCTTGGGATGCCCCGAATTATCCAAGCGAGGCAAGAATACTTACGAGAACTCTAAAGGTGTAG